One genomic region from Proteus vulgaris encodes:
- the panC gene encoding pantoate--beta-alanine ligase, which yields MLIIETTLILRREIKRLKQEGKRIALVPTMGNLHEGHLKLIEEARIHADVVIASIFVNPLQFDREADLANYPRTLQEDCELLRDKHVDIIFAPSAKEMYPHGMENQTTVDVPVLSTVLEGANRPGHFRGVTTVVSKLFNLVQPDVAMFGEKDFQQLQIIKKMVSDLCMDISIVPVAIVRDKNGLALSSRNRLLSDSEKQQAPALYQAMQEIAEQLKSGDYDVNQLLQTAKNTLEQQGFRADECFICDADTLTPLNEESRRAVVLMAAWLGNTRLIDNQQVNLV from the coding sequence ATGCTAATTATTGAAACTACGCTTATCTTACGCAGAGAAATCAAGCGATTAAAGCAAGAAGGTAAACGCATTGCATTGGTTCCAACAATGGGTAATCTTCATGAAGGTCACCTAAAATTAATTGAAGAAGCCCGTATTCACGCGGATGTCGTGATAGCTTCTATATTTGTGAATCCACTTCAATTTGATAGAGAAGCGGATTTAGCAAACTACCCGCGCACGTTGCAAGAAGATTGCGAATTACTGCGAGATAAGCATGTCGATATTATCTTTGCACCGTCAGCGAAAGAGATGTATCCACACGGTATGGAAAATCAAACCACCGTTGATGTGCCTGTATTGTCTACCGTATTAGAAGGTGCAAACCGTCCTGGTCATTTCCGTGGTGTTACAACGGTTGTTAGTAAGCTTTTTAATCTAGTACAACCTGATGTTGCGATGTTTGGAGAAAAAGATTTCCAACAGCTGCAAATTATCAAAAAGATGGTAAGCGATTTATGTATGGATATCAGCATCGTTCCTGTTGCTATCGTACGTGACAAAAATGGTTTAGCGCTCAGTTCACGCAATCGCCTATTATCTGATAGCGAAAAACAACAAGCCCCTGCACTTTATCAAGCGATGCAAGAAATCGCAGAACAATTAAAGTCGGGTGATTATGATGTTAATCAGTTACTGCAAACTGCAAAAAACACCTTAGAGCAACAAGGTTTTCGTGCCGATGAGTGCTTTATTTGTGATGCAGATACACTCACACCATTAAATGAAGAAAGCCGTCGAGCGGTTGTTTTAATGGCGGCATGGCTGGGTAATACGCGTCTTATCGATAACCAGCAAGTTAATCTTGTGTAA
- the panB gene encoding 3-methyl-2-oxobutanoate hydroxymethyltransferase, which yields MKPTTLSTLNRYKQEKKKFATITAYDSSFARLFEQEGIQAMLIGDSLGMTLQGHNSTLPVTVEQIAYHTRCVRAGAPNAFLIADMPFMSYSTPEQACLNAGILMQAGANMVKIEGGSWLIPTVKMLAERAVPVCIHLGLTPQSVNVFGGYKVQGREHDEAEQLKQDAIALENAGAQLAVLECVPVTLAKTITDALTMPVIGIGAGNVTDGQILVMHDLLGLTPQAPKFSKDFLQEAGSLKGAVSLYVQQVEQGLFPEEKHSFN from the coding sequence ATGAAACCCACTACGCTTTCAACGCTAAATCGCTATAAGCAAGAAAAGAAAAAATTCGCCACCATCACCGCTTATGATTCAAGTTTTGCTCGCCTTTTTGAACAAGAAGGTATTCAAGCCATGCTGATTGGTGATTCGTTAGGAATGACACTACAAGGTCATAACAGCACGCTACCCGTTACTGTTGAACAAATTGCCTATCACACCCGCTGTGTAAGAGCTGGCGCACCTAATGCCTTCTTAATTGCTGATATGCCCTTTATGTCTTACTCAACACCTGAACAAGCTTGCCTTAATGCCGGCATTTTGATGCAAGCGGGTGCTAATATGGTGAAGATTGAAGGTGGAAGTTGGTTAATTCCTACCGTGAAAATGCTGGCTGAGCGTGCAGTTCCTGTCTGCATCCATTTAGGATTAACGCCCCAGTCAGTTAATGTTTTCGGGGGTTATAAAGTCCAAGGCAGAGAGCACGATGAAGCCGAACAATTAAAACAAGATGCTATCGCTCTTGAAAATGCAGGTGCTCAATTGGCGGTATTGGAATGTGTTCCGGTTACTCTAGCGAAAACAATTACAGACGCATTAACAATGCCCGTTATTGGTATTGGCGCGGGTAATGTCACTGATGGGCAAATTCTTGTGATGCATGACTTATTGGGCTTAACTCCTCAAGCACCTAAGTTCTCAAAAGATTTTTTACAAGAAGCAGGTTCATTAAAAGGTGCGGTCAGCCTTTATGTTCAACAAGTTGAACAAGGCCTGTTTCCCGAAGAAAAACATTCATTTAACTAA
- the pcnB gene encoding polynucleotide adenylyltransferase PcnB produces MFNRVAHFCRNLLGRQTTSSDTQPVASERPVTASDRPIQETQKPVRRRPAISADRPRKKKSNKEKANGSDLPMTVIPRDQHPISRKDISDNALKVLYRLNNSGFQAYLVGGGVRDLLLGKKPKDFDIATNATPEDVRRLFRNSRLVGRRFRLAHIMFGPEVIEVATFRGSHEDHEVSDNNQSQQAQSGMLLRDNIFGSIEEDAIRRDFTLNSLYYGVDDFAVRDYVGGLADLKAGIIRLIGDPETRYREDPVRMLRAIRFASKLDMQIAPETAEPIGRLAPLLRNIPSARLFEESLKLLQTGQGYKTYKLMCRHQLLEPLFPLIASKMTEQHDTPMERMLDQVLKNTDYRINKEMRVNPAFLFAAMLWYPLIEHAEKLVQESGLSYYDSFSMAMNDILDEQCRTIAIPKRITTTMRDIWQLQQRLPKRQGRRANKLLEHPKFRAAFDLLELRANVQHNPELEALASWWADFQASNNTQQRSMVSELGQAPVRRRPRPRKRPRHPSAKPASRQESTNE; encoded by the coding sequence GGCGTCCTGCTATATCCGCAGACCGTCCCCGTAAAAAAAAGAGTAATAAAGAAAAGGCGAACGGGAGTGATTTGCCAATGACTGTGATCCCAAGAGATCAACACCCAATTTCACGTAAAGACATCAGTGATAATGCATTAAAAGTGCTTTATCGCCTCAACAACTCAGGCTTTCAGGCTTATTTAGTGGGTGGTGGTGTCCGTGACTTATTACTGGGAAAAAAACCAAAAGATTTTGATATTGCCACTAATGCAACACCTGAAGATGTACGTCGATTATTCCGCAACAGCCGTTTAGTCGGTCGTCGTTTCCGTCTTGCTCATATTATGTTTGGCCCTGAAGTGATCGAGGTTGCGACTTTCCGCGGCTCTCATGAAGATCATGAGGTTTCAGACAATAACCAATCTCAGCAAGCACAAAGCGGCATGTTACTGCGCGACAATATTTTTGGCTCAATTGAAGAAGATGCCATTCGTCGTGACTTTACATTAAACAGCCTTTATTACGGTGTTGATGATTTTGCTGTACGTGATTACGTTGGCGGTTTAGCGGATCTAAAAGCGGGTATTATTCGCTTAATTGGCGATCCTGAAACGCGCTATCGCGAAGATCCCGTCAGAATGCTTAGAGCCATTCGCTTTGCCAGCAAATTGGATATGCAAATTGCGCCTGAAACCGCAGAGCCAATTGGCAGACTCGCCCCTTTATTACGTAATATTCCATCGGCTCGCCTTTTTGAAGAGTCACTAAAATTATTACAAACAGGGCAAGGCTACAAAACTTACAAGTTAATGTGCCGCCATCAATTACTTGAGCCACTGTTTCCGCTGATTGCTTCTAAAATGACGGAGCAACATGATACGCCGATGGAGAGAATGTTAGATCAAGTTCTCAAAAATACAGACTATCGCATTAATAAAGAGATGCGAGTCAATCCGGCGTTCTTATTTGCGGCAATGTTGTGGTATCCATTAATTGAACATGCTGAAAAGTTAGTCCAAGAAAGTGGTCTTTCTTACTATGACTCTTTCTCTATGGCGATGAACGATATTTTAGATGAGCAATGCCGTACTATTGCGATACCAAAACGTATTACCACAACAATGCGTGATATCTGGCAATTACAGCAACGTTTACCTAAACGCCAAGGTCGTCGTGCGAATAAATTACTTGAGCACCCTAAATTCCGTGCAGCGTTCGATTTACTGGAATTACGTGCCAATGTACAACACAATCCAGAGCTTGAAGCGTTAGCAAGTTGGTGGGCTGATTTCCAAGCGTCTAACAATACGCAACAGCGCTCAATGGTATCTGAATTAGGTCAAGCACCCGTTCGCAGACGTCCGCGTCCACGTAAACGCCCTCGTCATCCAAGTGCAAAACCGGCATCTAGACAAGAGAGCACCAATGAATAA
- the folK gene encoding 2-amino-4-hydroxy-6-hydroxymethyldihydropteridine diphosphokinase has product MNKQKKRVYIILGSNLNSPDDQVNSAIKAISEIPQTTLIAQSSWYRTRPMGPQDQPDYLNVAVAVDTTLAPEALLDNTQAIELAQGRVRKEGNRWGPRTLDLDIMLFGDDVIQTERLTVPHYGLKVREFMLYPLAELAPDLRFPDGELLADRLALVPENGMEKW; this is encoded by the coding sequence ATGAATAAACAGAAGAAACGTGTTTATATCATTCTGGGAAGTAATTTGAATTCACCTGACGATCAGGTGAATTCAGCGATTAAGGCAATCAGTGAGATCCCACAAACAACATTGATTGCACAATCATCTTGGTATCGTACCCGTCCAATGGGGCCACAAGATCAGCCTGATTACCTTAATGTCGCTGTTGCGGTTGATACAACATTAGCGCCAGAAGCGTTACTTGATAACACTCAAGCTATTGAATTAGCGCAAGGTCGTGTTAGAAAAGAAGGTAATCGTTGGGGACCAAGAACGCTTGATCTTGATATTATGTTATTTGGTGATGACGTGATCCAAACCGAGCGATTAACCGTACCTCATTACGGACTTAAAGTACGTGAATTTATGCTTTATCCATTAGCTGAATTAGCACCTGACCTTCGCTTTCCTGATGGTGAGTTATTAGCAGATAGACTGGCGTTAGTGCCTGAAAATGGCATGGAAAAGTGGTAA